One Hordeum vulgare subsp. vulgare chromosome 4H, MorexV3_pseudomolecules_assembly, whole genome shotgun sequence DNA window includes the following coding sequences:
- the LOC123446572 gene encoding F-box/kelch-repeat protein At3g23880-like, translating to MAEEEAKMPYLPIDMIWEIFLRLPPKPLRRFRAVCHAWRDLATEHYLLLAHHLRQPSDLLIQFEGFVQRRPPSTPDYMDFRVDAVDLRARIIRPVVLFTERKHHLIGNVLQIHGSCGGLLLISFTDYFARTKRLDLCNPATHQWVPLPWIDTYDIAGLYQHGQDYRVLYRRGIRFGANETYLIFSMTSREIRDIGFPVASQSDADAIACLQRGPRHAYLNPPVLLQGNLHWPPRSEESNTIQVFDTEAETFRSMRTSIQPGSVSSLFDMDGTLAMSSRENAMKHPLFVDLWLLQDYEMETWVRSYSIKFKAEEEGIISYRWPRASFVVSRQGDVLVDWWDRLFWYDMGGNLKGNIQGDPRFTQFLLKESLVPLPQQFFQHIAIGDVPAPPYFRGLWP from the coding sequence ATGGCCGAGGAGGAGGCGAAGATGCCCTACCTCCCCATCGACATGATCTGGGAGATCTTCCTCCGCCTTCCGCCCAAGCCCCTCCGCCGCTTCCGCGCCGTGTGCCACGCCTGGCGAGACCTCGCCACCGAGCACTACCTCCTCCTCGCCCACCACCTCCGCCAGCCGTCCGACCTCCTCATCCAGTTCGAGGGCTTCGTCCAAAGGAGACCCCCGTCCACGCCCGACTACATGGACTTCCGCGTCGACGCGGTCGACCTCCGCGCCAGGATCATCCGCCCCGTCGTCCTCTTCACCGAGCGCAAGCACCACCTCATCGGTAACGTCCTCCAGATTCACGGCAGCTGCGGCGGCCTCCTGCTCATCTCCTTCACCGACTACTTCGCCAGGACCAAGCGCCTCGACCTTTGCAACCCCGCCACGCACCAGTGGGTTCCCCTCCCGTGGATTGACACCTACGACATCGCCGGgctctaccagcatggccaggacTACCGGGTGCTGTACCGCCGAGGCATCCGCTTTGGTGCCAACGAGACCTACCTGATCTTCTCGATGACCTCTCGTGAGATCAGAGACATCGGGTTCCCAGTGGCGTCCCAGTCCGACGCCGACGCGATCGCGTGTCTGCAGAGAGGGCCGAGGCATGCCTACTTGAACCCGCCCGTCCTCCTCCAGGGCAACCTGCACTGGCCGCCGCGGTCGGAGGAAAGCAACACCATACAGGTGTTCGATACGGAGGCGGAGACTTTCCGGTCCATGCGTACTTCCATCCAGCCGGGATCGGTGTCGTCACTGTTTGACATGGACGGCACGCTTGCCATGTCCAGCCGCGAGAACGCTATGAAGCACCCGCTGTTCGTGGACCTCTGGCTTCTTCAAGACTACGAGATGGAGACATGGGTGCGCAGCTACAGTATCAAGTtcaaggcggaggaggaggggatcATAAGCTATAGGTGGCCTCGTGCGTCGTTCGTCGTGTCTCGGCAGGGAGATGTGCTAGTCGATTGGTGGGATCGGCTCTTCTGGTACGATATGGGGGGGAACTTGAAGGGCAATATCCAAGGCGATCCCAGGTTCACTCAGTTTCTACTCAAGGAAAGTCTTGTCCCACTCCCACAGCAATTCTTTCAGCACATTGCTATTGGTGATGTTCCAGCACCGCCTTACTTCCGCGGCCTATGGCCATAA